Genomic segment of Mucilaginibacter sabulilitoris:
GGGTGTTGAATTTAATCCTTTGGAAATGGATGTAACCGACGATGCTTCGGTAAGTGCGGCTGTCGCAAAAATTATAAAAACCGAAGGACGTATAGATGTATTGGTGAATAACGCCGGTAATGGAATCACCGGGCCATTATATGCTATGCCAGTTGATGCCGCTAAAAAACAATTTGAAGTAAACTTTTTTGGAGTAGTGCGTGTATGCAGCGCGGTTTTACCCGGCATGATTGAAAAGAAACAAGGTTTAGTAATCAATATAGGTTCGCTGGCCGGTTTGTTTGGTTTGCCTTACCAGGGTTTATATAGCGCTTCAAAGTTTGCTATTGAAGGATATTCGCAAAGCTTGCGTATGGAGTTGCAAAATACGGGTGTTAAAGTATCTGTAATTAATCCCGGCGATTTTAAAACTGATTTTACAGGCAGTCGCGAAAAGCTGCCCTTTACCTTGCCAAACGGGCAACTGAAAAAAGAATTTGAAGCTGCTGTTGCCAGCATGGAAAAAGACGAGAGCATTGGCGGCGATCCTGCCAAAGTAGCCCAACAGGTTTGTAAAATTGTGGGTAAATCAAAACCCGCTCATAATTACCTGGTAGGAGCATTAGGTCAAACTATTGTACCTACGCTTAAAGCCATATTACCGGGCTCTATTTTTGTAAAATTGATGAATGATCATTACGGAATAAAATAATACAACCTTCCTGATCAACTATTCACTTATCAATGATGCAAGAAAAGAATAATAAAAAAACCATTTGGGCCTGGGCTATGTTTGATTGGGCCAACCAGTCGTACAATATGGTGATCACTTCCACCATATTTCCGGCTTATTATGTAGGTATAACCCAGGATAAAAACCCTGGAGGTATGGTGAACTTTTTTGGACATAGGTATGTAAATACGGTGCTGTCAAATTATGTACTGGGTGCTTCATACCTGCTAATTGTAATATTGCTGCCCATACTCACCTCTATTGCAGATTATAAAGGCCAAAAAAAACTTTATTTACAAATGTTTACCTGGCTGGGCAGCCTGGCTTGTTTCGGTCTGTTCTTTTTCCAGATGAAAACCTTTGAATTCGGGATGATCTGTTTCGGACTGGCGTCTGTAGGCTATTGCGGCGGTTTTGTGTTTTATAACTCTTATCTACCCCAGATAGCAACTGTAGATAAGCAGGATGCCGTAAGCGCTAAAGGCTTTATATATGGCTTTGCCGGTAGCATTGTAGTGCAGGTATTATGCTTTGTGTTTGTGCTGGGGCATAAATGGTTGGGCATCACCGAAGAAAAATCGGCACAAATCTCATTTCTTATTGTTGCTTTATGGTGGATAGGATTTTCATTGATTCCGTTTTATCTGTTGCCCAAAGGCGTTCCAAATGCCGGGTCGCATCAGTATAATGTATTTACCGGCGGATTTAAGGAACTGGCTAAGGTTTGGAAAAAGGTGGGGCAACTACCGTTATTAAAACGTTTTTTACCGGCATTCTTTTTTTACTCGGTAGGGGTGCAAACTATAATGCTGGTAGCGGCAAATTTTGCAGCTAAAGAATTAAAAATGCCTGATGATGACCTGATTACCATTATTCTTATTATACAGGTAGTAGCCATTATAGGAGCCGCTATTACAGCCAAAGCATCCGAAAAGTTTGGAAATGTAAAGGCATTGTCGGTAGTGGTAGCCATCTGGTGTTTGATATGTGCCGGAGTATATTTTATTGCAAATGCAAATGAGTTCTATGTGGCTGCCGGTATTGTTGGTTTGGTAATGGGCGGTGTGCAATCACTATCGCGCTCAACCTTTTCAAAATTTATCCCTCCAAATATTCCTGACACAGCCTCGTATTTTAGTTTTTATGATGTTACCGAAAAATTATCAATAGTAGTAGGCCTGTTCACTTTTGGTTTTGTGGAAGCAACAACTGGCGAAATGCGCGACTCGGCTCTGGTACTCGACGGTTTTTTTGTGCTGGGATTCTTCCTGTTATTATCTTTATTGTTTTTCCAAGCCAAGCTCGATACACAAGAAGCTGTGGCGGCATAGTTGCCTGAATCATGGTTCAGACAAAATTTACATTTAGAGATTGAAAAGACATACCATCCGTCAAAACTAAGTACATTTGCGGCTTGTTAAGTTTATATCATGGCTAAAGTTTCTATCAACCTGGCAACAGGTTCTATACAAAAGGAAGATATTATTGTAGGTATCGATCTGGGTACTACCAATTCGTTAGTGGCGTTTATTAATCCAGAGAAAAATCCTCATGTGATAAATGATACGGGTAAAGGTGTTTTAGTACCCTCTGTGGTACATTTTGGCCCAACAGATGATGTTTTTGTAGGTAACGAAGCTAAAGAATTTTTGATTACCGACCCTCAAAATACCGTTTTTTCGGTTAAGCGCCTGCTTGGCCGCAGTTATCACGATATTGAAAACTATAAGGATTTCTTTTCTTACAAAGTTATTGATGATGATACCGAAAGCCTGGTAAAAATTAAGGTAGGTGATAAGTTTTATACCCCCATTGAGCTATCGGCGCTGATATTAAAAGAGCTTAAAGCGCGCGCCGAACACGCGCTTAAAACCCCGGTGAACCGCGCTGTAATCACGGTACCTGCTTATTTTAATGATTCGCAGCGCCAGGCTACCCGCGATGCGGGTAAATTGGCCGGTTTGGATGTTTTACGCATAGTGAACGAGCCTACTGCAGCAAGTTTGGCTTATGGAATAGGGCTTAACCCCGAAGAAACAAAAACTATTGCCGTGTACGATTTGGGCGGCGGTACATTTGATGTATCTATACTGCAAATACAAAATGGCATTTTTGAGGTGTTGGCAACCAACGGCAATACCTTTTTAGGCGGCGATGATTTTGACCGCATTATAGTTGACTACTGGATAGAAAAAAATCAGCTGAATAAAGCCAATATTATAGCAAATACCGAATTGGCCCAGCAACTGCGCCTTAAAGCAGAGGAGGCCAAAAAAGCATTTGCTCATCAAAGTTTGTTCAACGAAAAGATAGGGGAGATTTGGTGTACGCTTGATCGCAATACTTTTGAAGAACTGATACTACCCAAAGTACAGCAGACTATTACCTGTTGTCAAAACGCGCTGAAAGATTCTAAATTGAGCATTACAGACATTGATGAAGTAGTGATGGTAGGAGGTTCCACACGGACAGCGTTGGTTAAAAAAATGGTAGCTGAATTTTTCGGTCGTCCAGTGCATGATGACCTGAACCCGGATGAAGTGGTTGCGTTGGGCGCGGCAATCCAGGCTGATATTTTGGCCGGCAATCGTAAAGATATTTTACTGCTTGATGTTACTCCGCTTTCATTGGGTATTGAAACTATGGGCGGGTTGATGGATGTGATTATCCCCCGAAACTCCAAAGTTCCTACCAAGGGCGGTAGGCAATATACTACCTCTATTGACGGACAGGTAAATATGAAAATTGCCGTTTACCAGGGCGAACGTGACCTGATTAAGGAAAACCGCAAGCTGGCTGAATTTAACCTCAAAGGCATTCCATCAATGCCGGCCGGTTTTCCAAAAGTAGACATTAACTTTTTATTGAATGCCGATGGTATATTAACCATACAGGCTATTGAGCTGCGCTCGGGCGTTAAGCAGGAAATAGAGGTAAAACCTACTTATGGGATTACCGATGAACAGGTGGAGCAGATGCTGATGGACAGTATTACCCATGCCAAGGATGATGTAAACCAGCGTATGCTGATCGAAGCGCGCACCGAAGGAGAGCAAATGGTGTACACCGTGGAACGCTTTTTGCAAAAGAACGGCAAATACGTTTCGGTTGAAGAAACCTCAAGCACCATGAAACACCTTGCTGCATTAAAAGAGGCGCTGGTTTCTGGGGACAAAGACCTGATATTGAAACGTATTGATGAGATAAATGAGTACACCAGGCCATTTGCCGAGCGCCTGATGGATCAAGCTATCAGTACCGCCATGAAGGGGAAGAGTATTGAATAATATACATAGTAATAAAGTTTATAAATTGAAGAAACTAACACGGGTATTTGGATTGTTAACAGGTATAGCTGTTTGTTTAACTGGTTCATTTAATAAGCTTTATGCAAATACAGCTCACGACCGAATAGGCAGGGACACCGTTTTAAAAAACATTACGACGTTAGATACCCTCCAATACGATTCGCTTGCCAAGCGCCTGGCCAATGGCGATAAAACCGGAAAATGGCCGGTTAAAAAAGCACCATATCCGCTGCCGGGCGCTGTTTTGCCATTTAACCGTATTGTAGCTTACTATGGTAATATGTATTCGAAAAATATGGGTGTTTTGGGACAGTATGCACCAAAAGAAATGCTGGCCAAGCTAAAAGGTGAAGTGAAGGTTTGGGAAGCTGCAGATACGCTTACACCTGTTATTCCCGCACTGCACTACATTTGTGTAACTGCTCAAGCCGATGCGGGCCGCAATGGCTTGCACAACCTGCGGATGCCTTTTAGTCAGATAGACAAAGTGCTTGATATGGCTAAAGAAATTAATGCACTGGTATTTTTAGATATACAGGTTGGCTTTAGTACCGTACAAACCGAACTGCCATTGCTGGAAAAATATATGCGTATGCCTAATGTTCATTTAGGTATCGATCCTGAATTTTCCATGAAAGAGGGGAGTGTCCCAGGCAAACGTATAGGTACTTTTGATGCTAATGACATCAATTATGTAACAGGTTATTTGGGCGACCTTGTAAAAAAATATAATTTGCCACCTAAAATGTTTGTGATACATCGTTTCACCAAACGCATGGTAACCAATTATAAAGATATTAAGTTGCGCAGGGAAGTTCAAGTAGTAATGGATATGGATGGCTGGGGAGGCCCCGAACTTAAAAAAGGAACTTATAAATATTTTATAGCTGATGAGCCCGTGCAGTTTACCGGTTTTAAGCTTTTCTATAAAAACGATATTAAGAACGTTCCACACAAAATGCTCACTCCAAAAGAGGTGCTTAACTTAAAACCAAGCCCAATTTATATCCAGTATCAGTAATTAATTATTTGACAGGTAGGAATAAATTATTGGTTTATAGAAAATATAGATATAAAAAAGCTCCGTCATTTTAAAACGACGGAGCTTTTTGGTTTATGGATGCTTATTGCATGCTTACCTGTACCGTGGCCCTTGTTTCGTCATAAAACAAGTTCAACGCTTTTGCTTTAGCGCCGGCAGGTATGCGGTAAGTAATTGCTTCTGATTCTTTTGTAGATTCGGGCTCAGAAGAAAAATAGCTTCCGCTGGATTGTGATATTGAAGTATTGTTATCCAATACCAATCTGAAATCGTTAGGGGCGATACCTATGGTGTTGCCGCCAATTTTGTTTTTGTTGGTTAAACTAACCTTAAAAGTAAGCTCAATACCTTGCGATTTTCCATCAGGATCGCTCAGATCAGTTGCACTTACAGGAACTACCTTAAGTGCGGCTTCTTTTTGTTTACCAAGTATGGCGGTGTCTGGTGTAAATGTTACTGTGTAAGTTTTTGGTGCATTGCCCTGTTCTGCTGGTGGGGTTGCCGTAGTAGGCGATGCTGATTGGGTAGCTGCAGGTTTGCTGGTGTCTGCACTTTCAGATGAGTTATTGGCCGATTTTGATTTACATGAAAATAACGCCACTGATAAGGTAATAGCGGCTAATAAGGTGATTTTTTTCATAAGGTTTGTTTAAGTAAATAATAGCTAAGATAATTTATTTATAGATTTTTCGCCAATATAAGCTAGTTATTTTAATATTAAATGACTGGTTGGTAATAGTTTGTGTATATGTAGTTTGCTATTAGCCGTTGCGACATAATCATATAGCTGGAAGCTTGCCAAAAAAAAAGCTCCCCATTGCCGGAGGGCACTGAAAAAGTAGCTTAATAAGCTGAAGTATTTGAAGCGAGCAATAGAAAAGGCAACTTTTACTTGGTCGCTTTTTTATTTTAGGGGATGGGGTGATTTGTTAGGGCTGATATGAGCCGAAGGTGCAATTGATGACAAAGCAGCCGCTTTAACTTGGCACTTAGCTTATCAGCTTGATGATTCTCTTAAGATTTACTGTAAAGATGGCCAACGCACCCTGCATCTGCATATTTTCGATACCGTAAGCTATTGCCCGGTCATAACCATGAACGTTTTTTAGCTCACTGTTCTTCGCTTCGACCTTATATCTGTGTTTGATACTTTCTTTATACTCTGCCGTTTCCTGGAATGCCATCTGCTGCAGGTGCATGTCTGATTTAATGCTGACCGAATAGGTTTTAGCCTTCGCGCCGGGCTTATAGCAATGCTCTCTTAATGGGCATATCTTACATTTTTCAACATCAAAGTAATAGGTGTCTACCTGATTCTCGCCGATATTCTTTTTCCCGCCGCGTGCTTTTCGGATAGCCAGATGCCCTGCCGGGCAGACGAACATGCCTGCATCCTTATTATAGTCAAATCTGTCCTCATCCTTTCTGAAACCCTGAGTGATGGAAGGGTTTAGTTTGGCTACAATCTTTATCTCTTGAGTGCTCATCAGTTCAAGATTGTCTTTTCCTGAATAAGCTGAATCGCCGATGATCCTTTCTACTTCAATGCCGTTGTTCTGACTGATCTCCAGAAGCTTGGGAAGTTCCGGCCCATCACCTTTTTCACCTGATGTTACTACCGCAGCGGTAATGATGCGTTCCTCTGTCATCGCCAGATGGGTCTTATAACCAAAGAATGAGCTATCAGCTGATTTATGGCCGGTTTTGGCATCCTTGTCTTTAGATACTATATAGTGCTCCTGAGTATCTGCTACTGTCTCTTTCAATAGATTCAGTTTTTCTTTTACCGCAGGTATCTGGCATAACGGTTGATCGGCTTCAATATACTTTTCCAATGCACTGCAATAAGCCAGTTCTTTTTCCAATTCGTCGGCTGTGTTCTTTTCGGGCATGCCTGCCTTCATATCTTCATCTATCGCATAAACAGCTTTGCGGAGTAACTTTGAACGTTCCCGTAATACTTCCAATGCTGAATACGGGTTGGATCTCGACAGGGAATGGGTAGCATCAACAATAATGGATTTTGAGCGGATGAGCCCTTTTTCAATAGCTATGGTCACCGTTTTACCAATAAGCAGGTTTAACAGATCATTATCCTTTAGCCGCAGCTTTCTGAACTTGGTCAATGAACTCGGATCGATCATTCCTTCTTCCGGTGACATATCCAGGAAATATTTGAACGACATATCATACTGCGAACGCTCAACAACATCTACATCTGAAACCGTATAGATCGTTTTCAACAACAGATACTTGAACATCCGTACAGGGCTTTCTGCTGCCCGGCCGTTAGTAATGCTGTATTTGCTGATCAGTTCATCATAGATAAATGTAAAATCTATCAGGTCGTTGATCTTCCGCAGAAGATTGTCTTTAGGAACGATCAGGTCATATAAGCCCGAAAACGCGCTAAAATGGATCTTTTGTTGTTGAACGAGCATCTTGTAGTGGCTTTCTTTTGACGATTTAAGATACAAAAAAAAGAGTAGAAAACCCTCGTCTTCTACTCCTTCTGTCCATTTGGACTTTTTCAGTGCCCTCCATTGCCGGGGAGCTTTTTTTAGAAAGAGTTTGTATTTTAACCTTTAAGTGCTTCCTGCTCTTTCAATGCCTGAATGTTATTATTGTCGCTAAAACTGTCAGTTTGCTTGGCAAAATCTTCCAGAATGCTGGTAATGTTGTCCAAATTATCTGATACACGTTGGTGCATGTCGGGTAAATCCTTTTCCAGCCTTTTATCACCAAGTTCAATATTATCTACTTCTATCTTAGTAAGCTTAGTAATAATAGCCTGCTGACTATTTCTCAGATCTTCCAGTTCATGGACAATTTTTTCCATCAGTCCAAACTTCTTTAACTTATCCATAGTGTCGAATTTTTTAATGTATAGTGTATTCATTTAACCTTAAAAAATAAAAATTGTTTAGAATTTGGATAATAAGAGAATAACTAATATTTTAGTTTTAACTAAATAATTAGTTATATGAAAGCTATCGTATTATCCATTTTGCTGATCGTTTGTTTATCGATAAATATCAAAGCGCAACAATTAACTACAGCAGCTGACTCCTTGTTGCTTGATTATTACCAGAACCAGCGCTTTGCCGAAGCGGCTGATTATCTGAAAAAAGCATATCCCGAACCGGTGAGTAATATCCGCGTGTTGGGTAAACTGGCTTACACATCGCAAATGGCCGGACGGCTTCCAGATGCGGAGGGCTACTATCAGCGTATATATGATACCGACTCGACTAATACCACGGCCTTATTTAGTCTGGCTGGTATCAACCTGCGCCGCGGTAATAATACCAGGGCCGAAGTTTATTATAAAATAATCGCCAAAAAAGACAGTACTAATTTTTTGGTGTATAAGCAGTTGGGCAAAATTGCCGGCGATAAAAGCGATTTTGGAAGCATGATCTATTATTTGCAGAAAGCCAATAAAATTAATCCGGCCGAGCCTGATGTAGCCTCTGATTTGAGCGACCTGTATGTCAACCTGAAACAATATCCTGCGGCCGAAAAAGCATTGAATGGCGCCATTGCCCAGGACCCTGACAATATGATTTTATTACAAAGTCTGCTTAAACTGGTTTCATCACAAGATAAGTTTGAAGAAACTAAAAGTACATGTTTAAAATTGATGAATCTGGGTAACCATTCGGGTTATGTATTAACCAAGCTTGGTGTGGCTTATTATAATCTCAAAAATTACGCCTGTAGTGTAGAAACCTTTGCTGATATTCCGGGTATAGAGCAATCAGAAACCAGTTTTTACGTATCAGCCCTGGCATATAAGGCGCTTAAAGACCAACCTAAAGCTATACTAAACCTTGATAATGCCATTAAAGCAGGTATTTCATCCAACATCAGTGATTATTATGCGGAAATGGCTGATAGCTACGAAGTGCGTAAAAAATATCAAAAAGCTGTTTGGGCATATCAAAAGGCCTTACAATTTTCAGAAAAGCCCATACTGTACTATCTGCTGGCTTCGGTTTACGATACCAACCTGAAAAACAAGAAGCTTGCTTTAAAGTACTATAAAAAGTACACAGCCAGCAGGCCGCCCGAAAAGCAGCAAAAATATGTAGCCTATTCCAAATCGAGGCTTGATGCGCTGGCGCGTTAGCGCTGCATTAAGCGGGCTACGTATTTGCCAATAATATCAAATTCAAGATTGACTACGGAACCTTCACGCACATTATGCAGATTGGTATGCTCGAAGGTGTAGGGGATAATAGCTACCGAAAAACTGTTTGCTTTGGAATTAACCACAGTTAAGCTTATGCCATTTACACAAATAGAACCTTTTTCTACAGTGACATTACCTGTAGCGGCGTCATACTCAAAAGTATATTCCCAACTGCCATCAAGCTCTTTAAACGCGGTGCAAACGGCGGTTTGGTCAACATGGCCCTGAACGATGTGGCCGTCGAGCCGAGCGTTCATTTGCATACAGCGTTCAAGATTTACAGGTTCACCAACTTTTAAATGGCCCAGGCTGCTCTTATTCAGGGTTTCTTCAATAGCGGTAACCACATGCAGGCCGTCGGCCAGAGCTACTACTGTCAGGCAAACCCCGTTATGGGCTACCGATTGATCGATCTTTAATTCGTGCGAAATAGCAGATTCAACAGTGATGTGCAAATTACCCTGCTCTTGCTGCAGATCCGTTACCTTACCTAAAGTTTCAATAATACCTGTAAACATAATGTGTTAAGCGCCGGGAAGGCGTATTTTTTATTGGGATCAAAGCTAAAGATATTACAGGTGTTTTTTGTCAGGATAAAATGAAAAAAACAGCGGGAATATTACAGTTTTAACAAAAAATAGTTAATAATTTACTTGAAATTGGTAAATAAATCAACCCTTTTATTTCGTAAATCTTTGCCGCCTTCAATAACCGATTTCAGATTGGCTAAATAAAATGTCCAGCCAATCTGGCATTGTACATAAAGGTTTTTTTCGGGATCATTTTCTATCGGTATATTTTCCTGGGTTAGCTCAACTATAGTTACACCATATTTATTCTGGATGTCGACGGTAACTATGCTATCGCCCGAGAAGGTGAATTTAACCAGGTCGGCGCCATTGTTTTCCAACACTTGCCCGTACTCTACGGTTTCATCGGTATAGCCATGCCAATACCACGAATAGGTGTCTTCTTTTTTTATAAATTCCTGGGGCTCACGCCGCCTTCCGGCTATGGTGCAGAACTCGGCTTTACGTAAAAACCAGGTTTCGAGGCCCGCCTGGGTTGCCCATGCTTCGTAAACGCTGCGAACATCGGCATCAAGATTCGCGGTAAGTTTAAATTTTGTCCACCTGTCGTCGGTCATGTTATAAAAGTATTAGGTTGTCATAAAATTAGCAATAATACATTGCTCTTTTATTAACTTGCTTTTAAATATTAACTTATGCCTAAGCAAAGTGCAGGAATATTATTATACCGCAAAAAGGAGGCTCGAATGCAAATCTTCCTTGTACATCCGGGCGGGCCGTTTTTTAAGAATAAGGACGATGGTAGCTGGTCTATCCCCAAAGGTGAATTTATAGAGGGCGACGACCCGCTGGCTGCCGCTAAACGCGAGTTTGAAGAAGAGACTGGGGAAACTATAGCCGGTGAATTTATCCCTCTGAACCCCATCAGGCAAAAAGGCGGAAAAACGGTACAGGCCTGGGCTGTAGAGGGCGATATTGATCATGCCAGTATTAAAAGCAACCATTTTGAAATAGAATGGCCGCCACGCTCGGGTAAACAACAGTCGTTCCCGGAAATTGACAGGGCTGATTGGTTTGATATTGACATAGCTAAGGTGAAAATAAACTCAGCTCAAGCCGGGTTTATAGAGGAATTGGTTGGGCTATAAACCGAGATCTGCATGTTAGTTTTTGTAAAACTAATTTCACCTTTTACCGTTCTGCTTTTACCTTTAGGGGCAATTATATAACTTAGTAAAATGAAGTTTCTTAAATATTTACCTGTTGCGTTTTTACTTATCTCTATAGTATCCTGCAAACCCAAACCAAAATCTGTTTCGGTGCCGGTAGTTGGTTTTGTGGATGCTTTTGAGGATGCCACCATAGCGCAGGCCCGTACAGGGTTTGCCGATGCCTTAAAAAAGGAAGGCTTTAGTGAAGACAAAAAAACGGTGCAGATAGAATACCGTAACGCGCAGGGCAATATTCCAACGCTTACCCAAATAGTTAACTACTTTGTATCAGAAAAGGTTGATCTGTTGGCTACCAGCACTACGCTGGCAACCGTAACCGCTCTGCAAAACACCAAAACTATCCCGGTTTTTGCCATGGTATCGCCAGTGCCGGAGCGAATGAAAGTTGTTGACGCGCATGGTAAAGCGCCTGCCAATCTTTTCGGTGCGCTTGAGGATCTTAACTACATTGACACTTCATTTGCTATCATTCCCAAATTGCTGAAACCTAAGGGTGCAAAACTGGTAATTGGCATGATCTATAACCAGTCCGAACCGCAATCAACAGATGCGCTTAACCGCATTAAGGAATTGGCTGCAAAACAAAATGTAACTATTGTGGCCCTGCCGCTTAATACATCTGCCGAGGCCCAATTGGTTACGCAATCATTATTAAGCAAAAACATCGACGCTTTTTTTGCCAATCCGGATAACACGGTTTTCGCGTCGTTTGAAACCATACTCAAAAGTTGCAATCAAAAAAATATTCCCATATTCACCAGCGAAGCCGGTTTGGTTCAGCGTGGCGCGGTAGCGGCTTTCGGTGCAGATATTTATCAGTGGGGATACCAGGCAGGGGAGCAGGCGGCATATTTTCTGAAAAACCATAAAACCGATGGTCTGGCACCAGAAATGGTAAAGATCAGAAAGAGGGTATATAACCCAGCAGCAGCTAAAAAGTATAACATTGTTATTCCGTCAGATTTCGAGGCTGTTAAATAAATGGATTTTTACCTTACCGCATTATTACAGGGACTTTGTTTTTCGGCGCTTGCGTTGGGTATTTATATCTCTATGAAGATATTTAACATACCCGATATAACTACCGATGGAAGCTACACCCTTGGTGGCGCGGTTACCGGAGTAATGCTCACCCAACACCAGTCGCCTTATATAATTTTACCTGCGGTAATTATTGCAGGTGGGGTAGCCGGAGCATTAACCGGGCTAATTCATACCAAGCTAAAAATAAACGCCCTGCTGGCCGGCATTTTGGTCATGTACGGGCTTTATTCTGTAAACTTAACCATACTGGGACGCTCCAATTTACCACTTATCAACGTGCCATCATTGTTTTCGTTATTGGACTTGGTTACTGATCCTAATCAGAACACCTTTTGGATACTGGCAGTATTTGTTATCGTGATCACCTTTTTAATAGGTTATTTACTCAAAACAGATTTTGGGATAGCCATGCGGGCAACAGGTAACAGCGAATCCATGATCAGGGCCCTGGGGGTAAATACCGATAGAATGAAAATTACCGGACTGGCGCTGGCAAATGCCCTTACCGCGCTTAGCGGGTATTTGATTGTACAGTTTCAGGGTTTTGCCGATATCAGCATGGGCATAGGCATTGTGATAGTAGGGTTGGGTTCGGTTATCATTGCCGAAACGCTTATCAATTGGTTCAAAATAACAAGTGTATGGCTTAGTTTGGTATTGGTGTTGGTTGGTGCTGTGGTATTTCAATTGGTTTTGGCCTTTACGTTAGCTATCGGAGTTGATGCCAATCTGCTTAAAATAGTTACCGCTGGTTTTGTATTGTTAATAGTTGGTTTACCACGTCTATCATTATTAAAAGCATCATGATAGCTATTAACGATATTCATAAAGCTTTTAATAAAGGTAAGGCTAACCAGGTAAACGCGGTTAACGGTATCAGCCTCAAAATTACGGATGGTGAATTTCTGGTGATTGTGGGTTCCAATGGTTCGGGCAAAACCACCTTGCTTAACCTGGTGGCTGGAAGTGTGTTGCCGGATGCAGGCAGTATCAACATTGACAATAACAATGTAAGTAAACTAGCCGATTACAGGCGCAGCCAGTGGATAGCCCGTGTTTTCCAGAGCCCCATGAGCGGTACTGCATCTGACCTGAGTATTCTGGATAATTTCAGGCTGGCGGCTATTCGTACCAAACATAAGGGCCTCTCAATAGGTATCAATGATGCTTTTAAGCAAGAGGTAAAA
This window contains:
- the hscA gene encoding Fe-S protein assembly chaperone HscA, yielding MAKVSINLATGSIQKEDIIVGIDLGTTNSLVAFINPEKNPHVINDTGKGVLVPSVVHFGPTDDVFVGNEAKEFLITDPQNTVFSVKRLLGRSYHDIENYKDFFSYKVIDDDTESLVKIKVGDKFYTPIELSALILKELKARAEHALKTPVNRAVITVPAYFNDSQRQATRDAGKLAGLDVLRIVNEPTAASLAYGIGLNPEETKTIAVYDLGGGTFDVSILQIQNGIFEVLATNGNTFLGGDDFDRIIVDYWIEKNQLNKANIIANTELAQQLRLKAEEAKKAFAHQSLFNEKIGEIWCTLDRNTFEELILPKVQQTITCCQNALKDSKLSITDIDEVVMVGGSTRTALVKKMVAEFFGRPVHDDLNPDEVVALGAAIQADILAGNRKDILLLDVTPLSLGIETMGGLMDVIIPRNSKVPTKGGRQYTTSIDGQVNMKIAVYQGERDLIKENRKLAEFNLKGIPSMPAGFPKVDINFLLNADGILTIQAIELRSGVKQEIEVKPTYGITDEQVEQMLMDSITHAKDDVNQRMLIEARTEGEQMVYTVERFLQKNGKYVSVEETSSTMKHLAALKEALVSGDKDLILKRIDEINEYTRPFAERLMDQAISTAMKGKSIE
- a CDS encoding tetratricopeptide repeat protein yields the protein MKAIVLSILLIVCLSINIKAQQLTTAADSLLLDYYQNQRFAEAADYLKKAYPEPVSNIRVLGKLAYTSQMAGRLPDAEGYYQRIYDTDSTNTTALFSLAGINLRRGNNTRAEVYYKIIAKKDSTNFLVYKQLGKIAGDKSDFGSMIYYLQKANKINPAEPDVASDLSDLYVNLKQYPAAEKALNGAIAQDPDNMILLQSLLKLVSSQDKFEETKSTCLKLMNLGNHSGYVLTKLGVAYYNLKNYACSVETFADIPGIEQSETSFYVSALAYKALKDQPKAILNLDNAIKAGISSNISDYYAEMADSYEVRKKYQKAVWAYQKALQFSEKPILYYLLASVYDTNLKNKKLALKYYKKYTASRPPEKQQKYVAYSKSRLDALAR
- a CDS encoding MFS transporter codes for the protein MMQEKNNKKTIWAWAMFDWANQSYNMVITSTIFPAYYVGITQDKNPGGMVNFFGHRYVNTVLSNYVLGASYLLIVILLPILTSIADYKGQKKLYLQMFTWLGSLACFGLFFFQMKTFEFGMICFGLASVGYCGGFVFYNSYLPQIATVDKQDAVSAKGFIYGFAGSIVVQVLCFVFVLGHKWLGITEEKSAQISFLIVALWWIGFSLIPFYLLPKGVPNAGSHQYNVFTGGFKELAKVWKKVGQLPLLKRFLPAFFFYSVGVQTIMLVAANFAAKELKMPDDDLITIILIIQVVAIIGAAITAKASEKFGNVKALSVVVAIWCLICAGVYFIANANEFYVAAGIVGLVMGGVQSLSRSTFSKFIPPNIPDTASYFSFYDVTEKLSIVVGLFTFGFVEATTGEMRDSALVLDGFFVLGFFLLLSLLFFQAKLDTQEAVAA
- a CDS encoding SDR family oxidoreductase, whose amino-acid sequence is MKKVILVTGASSGLGLATAKALSAQGHTVYGTSRDVKRIQGVEFNPLEMDVTDDASVSAAVAKIIKTEGRIDVLVNNAGNGITGPLYAMPVDAAKKQFEVNFFGVVRVCSAVLPGMIEKKQGLVINIGSLAGLFGLPYQGLYSASKFAIEGYSQSLRMELQNTGVKVSVINPGDFKTDFTGSREKLPFTLPNGQLKKEFEAAVASMEKDESIGGDPAKVAQQVCKIVGKSKPAHNYLVGALGQTIVPTLKAILPGSIFVKLMNDHYGIK
- a CDS encoding riboflavin synthase; the protein is MFTGIIETLGKVTDLQQEQGNLHITVESAISHELKIDQSVAHNGVCLTVVALADGLHVVTAIEETLNKSSLGHLKVGEPVNLERCMQMNARLDGHIVQGHVDQTAVCTAFKELDGSWEYTFEYDAATGNVTVEKGSICVNGISLTVVNSKANSFSVAIIPYTFEHTNLHNVREGSVVNLEFDIIGKYVARLMQR
- a CDS encoding IS1182 family transposase translates to MLVQQQKIHFSAFSGLYDLIVPKDNLLRKINDLIDFTFIYDELISKYSITNGRAAESPVRMFKYLLLKTIYTVSDVDVVERSQYDMSFKYFLDMSPEEGMIDPSSLTKFRKLRLKDNDLLNLLIGKTVTIAIEKGLIRSKSIIVDATHSLSRSNPYSALEVLRERSKLLRKAVYAIDEDMKAGMPEKNTADELEKELAYCSALEKYIEADQPLCQIPAVKEKLNLLKETVADTQEHYIVSKDKDAKTGHKSADSSFFGYKTHLAMTEERIITAAVVTSGEKGDGPELPKLLEISQNNGIEVERIIGDSAYSGKDNLELMSTQEIKIVAKLNPSITQGFRKDEDRFDYNKDAGMFVCPAGHLAIRKARGGKKNIGENQVDTYYFDVEKCKICPLREHCYKPGAKAKTYSVSIKSDMHLQQMAFQETAEYKESIKHRYKVEAKNSELKNVHGYDRAIAYGIENMQMQGALAIFTVNLKRIIKLIS